One Drosophila subobscura isolate 14011-0131.10 chromosome U, UCBerk_Dsub_1.0, whole genome shotgun sequence DNA window includes the following coding sequences:
- the LOC117902654 gene encoding pre-mRNA-splicing factor CWC25 homolog has protein sequence MGGGDLNLKKSWHPHTMKNQERVWKAEEQAKMEERKLQDLRKEIHEERDREELRRLGESSGVLASNGGAPGEAKLEWMYKNSTELINREEYLLGRKIDKSFETLQAEERQQEHGTVGVKQSINHVEHECVPFSIRAYRNLQSTEQVDMQRKTMEDPLMLIKQREMESRRKLLENPVKLKEIHRILKTEQDLKAAKEKKSKKSKKSKKKKHSKRSSDESSSSESDEDLDRKLARQVSKLKGDAGNEDLKLDKLLDAKYRTISKQLDMATKRKKSKKSKRKRSDSSNESSSDEHSRRRETEHRRRDERNGSSRHSPEEPRAHRGGSSSRNSRREPQTQRPRRSPDRGNARRERDRRDRSSRNHPVQRERSRDRSPIRRRRSPIHSPPPKLASPPKRQAGKPKLSEADREARLREMMDNATWREADRTQAVRKHREAYAREEAQNKERDFDKEFINKEVKKAISNHNSIGDRIRANLNNIQRTSSAMDTNFARK, from the exons ATGGGTGGTGGTGATCTG AACTTGAAGAAGTCATGGCATCCGCACACAATGAAAAACCAGGAGCGGGTTTGGAAAGCCGAGGAGCAGGCCAAGATGGAGGAGAGAAAATTACAAGATCTACGCAAGGAAATCCACGAGGAGCGGGATCGGGAGGAGCTTAGACGCTTGGGCGAGAGCTCTGGTGTGCTGGCCAGCAATGGAGGAGCACCCGGCGAGGCCAAGCTGGAATGGATGTACAAAA ACAGCACGGAGCTAATCAACCGCGAAGAGTACCTGCTGGGCCGTAAGATTGACAAATCCTTTGAAACACTGCAGGCCGAGGAGCGGCAACAGGAGCACGGCACAGTGGGCGTCAAGCAGTCCATCAATCATGTCGAGCACGAGTGTGTGCCCTTTTCCATACGTGCGTACCGCAACCTGCAGTCCACGGAGCAGGTGGACATGCAGCGCAAGACCATGGAGGACCCGCTGATGCTCATCAAGCAACGAGAAATGGAATCCCGACGAAAGTTGCTAGAAAATCCCGTCAAACTAAAGGAAATTCATCGTATCCTAAAGACAGAGCAGGACCTGAAAGCCgccaaagaaaagaaatccaaaaagagtaaaaaatccaaaaagaagaaacacaGCAAGAGGTCCAGCGATGAatcaagcagcagcgaaagcGACGAGGATCTGGACCGAAAGTTGGCACGACAAGTCAGCAAGCTGAAGGGAGACGCGGGGAATGAAGACCTAAAACTGGACAAACTATTGGACGCCAAGTATCGAACCATATCCAAGCAGCTGGACATGGCCACAAAGcgaaagaagagcaaaaaatCAAAACGCAAACGCAGCGACAGTAGCAAcgaaagcagcagcgatgAACACTCCCGAAGAAGGGAGACTGAGCACAGGAGAAGGGATGAGCGGAATGGGAGCTCGAGGCACAGTCCAGAGGAGCCGAGAGCACAtcgtggtggcagcagcagccgcaactcACGGCGAGAACCGCAGACACAGCGTCCAAGAAGAAGCCCGGACCGAGGGAACGCACGCAGGGAACGAGATCGAAGggaccgcagcagcaggaatcaTCCAGTTCAAAGAGAACGCAGCAGAGACCGCAGTCCCATCCGTCGCCGTCGCAGCCCCATCCACAGTCCGCCGCCGAAACTAGCTTCACCCCCTAAGCGCCAGGCCGGCAAACCAAAGCTCAGCGAAGCCGACCGTGAGGCCCGTCTGCGAGAGATGATGGACAATGCCACATGGCGAGAGGCTGACCGCACCCAAGCCGTGCGAAAGCACCGCGAGGCATATGCCCGAGAAGAAGCGCAGAACAAGGAGCGCGACTTTGACAAGGAGTTCATCAACAAGGAGGTGAAGAAGGCCATTTCCAATCACAACTCGATTGGCGATCGCATTCGGGCCAACCTGAACAACATCCAGCGCACCTCCTCCGCCATGGATACGAACTTTGCACGAAAGTAG
- the LOC117902656 gene encoding bacchus has product MSAATEQQNNGDVAVEKVAVKDDVAAVKDDLKAKAAVEDKAAADAAGDAAADNGTAKDGEDAADAAAAPAKESVKGTKRPAEAKSAESKKAKKAADGDSDEEEALEEIIEGDSEIESDEYDIPYDGEEDDIECDDDDDDNDDGSGSDDQA; this is encoded by the exons ATGTCTGCAGCCACAGAACAACAGAATAACGGTGATGTTGCCGTCGAGAAGGTGGCCGTCAAGGACGATGTCGCCGCGGTGAAGGACGATCTCAAAGCCAAGGCAGCCGTTGAGGATAAGGCAGCAGCCGATGCCGCTGGCGACGCGGCCGCTGATAACGGTACGGCAAAGGACGGCGAGGATGCtgccgatgccgctgccgcgcCCGCTAAGGAATCCGTGAAAGGCACCAAGAGGCCAGCAGAA GCCAAATCCGCCGAATCAAAGAAGGCCAAGAAGGCCGCTGACGGTGActccgacgaggaggaggctcTGGAAGAAATCATCGAGGGCGACAGTGAAATTGAGAGCGACGAATACGACATACCCTATGATGGTGAGGAGGATGACATTGAATGTGATG atgatgatgatgataatgacgaTGGTTCCGGCTCGGACGATCAGGCGTAA
- the LOC117902655 gene encoding phosphoglycerate kinase translates to MAFNKLSIENLDLEGKRVLMRVDFNVPIKEGKITSNQRIVAALDSVKLALSKKAKSVVLMSHLGRPDGNKNIKYTLAPVADELKKLLGQDVKFLSDCVGSEVEAACKDPAPGSVILLENVRFYVEEEGKGLDASGGKVKADPAKVKDFRSSLAKLGDVYVNDAFGTAHRAHSSMMGDGFEKRAAGLLLNKELKYFSQALDKPPNPFLAILGGAKVADKIQLIENLLDKVNEMIIGGGMAFTFLKVLNNMKIGGSLFDEEGSKIVQNLVEKAKKNNVQLHLPVDFVCGDKFAENAAVSEATVESGIPDGHMGLDVGPKTRALFAAPVARAKLIVWNGPPGVFEFPNFANGTKAIMDGVVAATKNGCVSIIGGGDTASCCAKWNTEALVSHVSTGGGASLELLEGKTLPGVAALSNA, encoded by the exons ATGGCCTTCAATAAGCTGAGCATTGAGAATCTGGACTTGGAGGGCAAGCGGGTGTTGATGCG TGTGGACTTCAATGTGCCCATCAAGGAGGGAAAGATCACCAGCAACCAGCGCATTGTCGCTGCTTTGGACAGCGTAAAGCTGGCCCTGTCCAAGAAGGCCAAGTCCGTGGTGCTGATGTCTCATCTGGGTCGTCCCGATGGCAACAAGAACATCAAGTACACGCTGGCCCCCGTGGCCGACGAGCTCAAAAAGCTGCTGGGACAGGATGTTAAATTCCTCAGCGACTGTGTCGGCAGTGAGGTGGAGGCCGCCTGCAAGGACCCCGCGCCTGGCTCCGTCATTCTGCTCGAGAATGTGCGCTTctatgtggaggaggagggcaAGGGCCTGGACGCCAGCGGCGGCAAGGTAAAGGCCGATCCCGCCAAGGTCAAGGACTTCCGCAGCAGCCTGGCCAAGTTGGGCGATGTCTACGTCAATGATGCCTTCGGCACAGCCCATCGCGCCCACAGCTCCATGATGGGCGATGGCTTCGAAAAGCGTGCTGCCGGCCTGCTGCTCAACAAGGAGCTCAAATACTTCTCCCAGGCCCTGGATAAGCCCCCAAATCCCTTCCTGGCCATCCTGGGTGGCGCCAAGGTTGCCGACAAGATCCAACTGATCGAGAACTTGCTGGACAAGGTCAATGAGATGATCATTGGCGGCGGCATGGCGTTCACTTTCCTCAAGGTCCTCAACAACATGAAGATCGGCGGTTCCCTGTTCGACGAGGAGGGCTCCAAGATTGTCCAGAACCTAGTGGAAAAGGCCAAGAAGAACAACGTTCAGCTGCACTTGCCCGTCGACTTTGTCTGCGGTGACAAGTTCGCTGAGAACGCAGCCGTCAGCGAGGCCACCGTCGAGAGTGGCATTCCCGATGGACACATGGGCCTGGATGTGGGACCCAAGACCCGTGCGCTCTTTGCGGCACCTGTGGCACGCGCCAAGCTCATTGTCTGGAATGG ACCTCCCGGCGTGTTCGAGTTCCCCAACTTTGCCAATGGCACCAAGGCCATCATGGACGgcgttgtggcagccactaaGAACGGCTGTGTCTCCATCATTGGTGGTGGCGACACAGCTTCGTGCTGCGCCAAATGGAACACTGAAGCTCTCGTTTCGCACGTCTCCACCGGTGGCGGTGCCtccctggagctgctggaaggTAAGACACTGCCCGGCGTTGCCGCTCTCTCCAACGCCTAA